The following are from one region of the Odontesthes bonariensis isolate fOdoBon6 chromosome 16, fOdoBon6.hap1, whole genome shotgun sequence genome:
- the LOC142401396 gene encoding uncharacterized protein LOC142401396, whose product MKVKYLAEKRHSGKSGAKGKINYEYFEEIDLILGSRPVVTAAKEATVDSGTVTPVSSNEDPGPSNAVLEDDDDDDDDATMETDSEMDIPDTPASVTPVTPAGSLFRRPLKRKVTPAQQLNDKLSEMMERHERQEERDRDMLKSIVSSVNRLVDCIEKQTTSASFQPPFPYPHTQPGPNSYQSFLYMQNQHQPQPQPQPQQQSYANSILNGNIYTEL is encoded by the exons ATGAAGGTGAAATATCTGGCAGAGAAGAGGCATAGTGGGAAGAGTGGAGCCAAGGGAAAAATCAATTATGAATATTTCGAGGAAATCGACTTAATTTTGGGCAGTCGGCCCGTGGTCACCGCCGCGAAGGAAGCCACGGTTGACAGCGGTACCG TTACTCCAGTTTCTTCAAATGAAGACCCAGGCCCTTCCAACGCAGTGTTAGaggacgatgatgatgatgatgatg acgCTACTATGGAGACTGATAGTGAGATGGACATCCCTGACACTCCTGCGTCCGTCACACCGGTTACCCCGGCAGGTAGCCTTTTCAGGAGGCCACTGAAGAGAAAGGTGACTCCAGCCCAGCAGCTTAATGACAAGCTGTCAGAGATGATGGAGCGGCACGAGAGACAGGAagagagagatagagacatGCTGAAATCAATTGTCTCTTCAGTCAACCGACTGGTTGACTGTATTGAGAAGCAGACAACCTCAGCTTCCTTCCAACCACCCTTTCCCTATCCCCACACCCAGCCTGGTCCCAACAGCTACCAGTCCTTTCTGTACATGCAGAATCAGCATcaaccacaaccacaaccacaaccacagcagcagagctacGCAAACTCCATCTTAAATGGCAATATATACACCGAGCTCTGA